The following proteins come from a genomic window of Gottfriedia acidiceleris:
- a CDS encoding NCS2 family permease has protein sequence MSNYFEFNKLGTSYRQETIAGFTTFLAMAYILFVNPSILSLSDIKDFPEALRMNKEAIFVATSLAAAYGSILMGIYAKYPIALAPGMGLNAFFAFNVVLGMGIPWQTALAGVFVSGIIFIILSLTGLREQIINAIPIELKLAIGSGIGFFITFVGLKNSGIIVSNPATFVSLGKLNEPAVLLTIFGLVITVVLMARKIKAGVFLGMIITAIAGMIFGIIDLPSSVVGPVPSIAPTFGQAIKHIPDVFSSGKMFAVVLTFFIVDFFDATGTLVAVANQAGLLKENKLERAGKALMVDATAVVVGSTLGTSTTTSYIESTAGVAAGGRTGFSAVVTGILFLLALFFAPLLGVVTAAVTSPALIVVGVLMVSSIGQIDWKKFEIAVPAFFTIIAMPLTYSIATGIAVGFIFYPISMIAAGKAKKIHPVMYVLFVVFLLFLAFFRE, from the coding sequence ATCAGTAATTATTTTGAGTTCAACAAGTTAGGCACATCATATCGTCAAGAAACAATTGCTGGTTTTACTACATTCTTAGCTATGGCTTATATTTTGTTTGTAAATCCATCGATTTTATCATTATCAGATATAAAGGATTTCCCAGAAGCTTTAAGAATGAATAAAGAGGCAATCTTTGTAGCTACATCTTTAGCTGCAGCATATGGATCGATTTTAATGGGTATTTATGCGAAATATCCAATTGCTTTAGCACCAGGTATGGGATTAAATGCATTCTTTGCTTTTAACGTAGTACTTGGAATGGGTATTCCATGGCAAACGGCTTTAGCAGGCGTATTCGTATCAGGTATTATTTTTATCATTCTTTCATTAACTGGTCTTCGTGAACAAATTATAAATGCGATTCCAATTGAATTAAAATTAGCAATAGGTAGCGGTATTGGATTCTTTATTACATTTGTTGGTTTAAAAAACTCAGGTATTATCGTAAGTAATCCTGCGACATTCGTATCACTTGGTAAATTAAATGAACCTGCTGTTTTATTAACGATATTCGGTTTAGTTATTACTGTAGTTTTAATGGCTAGAAAAATAAAAGCCGGTGTATTTTTAGGTATGATCATTACTGCAATCGCAGGTATGATTTTTGGGATTATCGACTTACCATCTTCAGTTGTTGGTCCAGTACCAAGTATTGCTCCAACATTCGGTCAAGCAATTAAACATATTCCAGATGTTTTTTCTTCAGGTAAAATGTTTGCTGTAGTATTAACTTTCTTTATTGTAGATTTCTTTGATGCAACTGGAACATTAGTAGCTGTAGCTAACCAAGCTGGATTATTAAAAGAAAACAAACTTGAAAGAGCTGGTAAAGCATTAATGGTTGATGCAACTGCTGTAGTAGTTGGTTCAACTTTAGGTACAAGTACTACTACTTCTTATATTGAGTCAACTGCTGGTGTAGCTGCTGGTGGACGTACTGGATTCTCAGCAGTAGTAACAGGTATTCTATTCTTATTAGCATTATTCTTCGCACCACTTTTAGGAGTAGTAACTGCAGCGGTAACTTCACCTGCTTTAATCGTAGTCGGAGTATTAATGGTTTCATCAATTGGTCAAATTGATTGGAAAAAGTTCGAAATTGCTGTTCCAGCATTCTTTACAATTATTGCAATGCCTTTAACTTATAGCATTGCAACTGGTATTGCAGTTGGGTTCATTTTCTATCCGATTTCAATGATTGCAGCTGGAAAAGCGAAAAAAATTCATCCTGTAATGTATGTGTTGTTTGTAGTATTCCTATTATTCCTAGCATTTTTTAGAGAATAG
- a CDS encoding endonuclease MutS2, whose product MNNITFKKLQYNELKEIVKSYCVSGLGKKLINQLEPSTNIKVVKNRLNETTEARAILDAEGHVPFLGVSNIENLIQNLEKGIILDPSDLTSVSDFLRGCRRIKKFMQDNEFFAPNLASYANSMSEFICIEDEINFSIKGNSVDSAASKDLKRIRNKIESVEEKIKDRLNKFLSSSANKMFIQDFFISKKDDRYTIPIKASFKKQVPGSIIEVSSKGATVFIEPNTVTKLNSELASLKAEEAMEEYQILATLTGMILENIYEININMELISQYDMVFAKAKFSKYIGGVEPKLNDFGYIKLVDCKHPLLTGNVVPLNFEIGESYRSLIITGPNAGGKTVVLKTIGLLTLATMSGFHIIGGTGTEIAVFEKIFVDIGDNQSIENALSTFSSHMKNLSDIMGVSNNNTLLLFDEIGSGTEPNEGSALAISILEEFYLMGCITVATTHYGEIKRFSEMHSDFMNAAMRFNSETLEPMYKLIIGKSGESNALWISKKMNISENVLQRAKEYMENKEYQLEKVNENAIRRPKIVKLRSDEKVNFQKGDRVKLLDYDNFGIVYKEIDYFYNLIVFYNGDFFEVNEKRVSLEVKATELYPEGYDLDTLFVDYATRKLQHDIERGSKKALRKIQKGMRSNGE is encoded by the coding sequence TTGAATAATATAACATTTAAAAAATTACAATATAACGAGTTAAAAGAAATTGTAAAATCTTATTGTGTAAGTGGATTAGGTAAAAAATTGATAAATCAATTAGAACCTAGTACAAATATAAAAGTAGTTAAAAATAGATTAAATGAGACAACTGAAGCTCGGGCAATATTAGATGCAGAAGGACATGTGCCATTTTTAGGTGTCTCTAACATTGAAAATCTTATTCAAAATCTTGAAAAGGGCATAATATTAGATCCAAGTGATTTAACCAGTGTTTCGGACTTTTTAAGAGGGTGTAGAAGAATTAAAAAGTTTATGCAAGATAACGAATTTTTTGCTCCAAATCTCGCTTCTTACGCAAACTCAATGAGTGAATTTATATGTATTGAAGATGAGATTAACTTCTCAATTAAAGGGAACAGCGTTGATTCTGCGGCAAGTAAGGATCTTAAAAGGATACGAAATAAAATAGAATCAGTGGAAGAGAAAATTAAAGATCGTTTAAATAAATTTTTAAGTAGTAGTGCAAATAAAATGTTTATTCAAGACTTTTTTATAAGTAAGAAAGATGACCGGTATACAATACCAATTAAAGCTTCCTTTAAGAAGCAAGTTCCAGGATCGATTATTGAAGTTTCATCTAAAGGGGCAACAGTCTTTATTGAACCGAATACAGTAACTAAATTAAATAGTGAGTTAGCAAGTCTAAAGGCTGAAGAGGCAATGGAAGAATACCAAATATTAGCTACCCTTACAGGAATGATCTTAGAAAACATTTATGAAATAAATATAAATATGGAGTTAATTAGCCAATATGATATGGTGTTTGCTAAAGCTAAATTCAGCAAATATATTGGTGGAGTTGAGCCGAAATTAAATGACTTTGGATATATAAAGTTAGTTGATTGCAAGCATCCACTATTAACAGGAAATGTAGTTCCGCTTAATTTTGAGATAGGAGAAAGTTATCGTAGTTTAATTATTACTGGCCCTAATGCGGGTGGAAAGACAGTTGTTCTGAAAACAATTGGTTTACTAACTTTAGCAACAATGTCAGGTTTCCATATTATAGGAGGCACGGGGACTGAAATTGCAGTGTTTGAAAAGATTTTTGTTGATATTGGTGATAATCAAAGTATAGAGAACGCGCTAAGCACATTTTCATCACATATGAAAAACCTTTCCGATATTATGGGTGTTTCTAATAATAATACACTTTTACTATTCGATGAAATAGGAAGTGGTACGGAACCGAATGAAGGGTCTGCACTAGCAATATCTATATTGGAAGAATTTTACCTTATGGGATGTATTACAGTTGCAACTACCCATTATGGTGAAATTAAACGTTTTTCAGAAATGCATAGTGACTTTATGAATGCAGCAATGCGATTTAATAGTGAAACACTAGAACCAATGTATAAGTTAATAATCGGGAAATCAGGAGAAAGTAATGCTCTATGGATTTCTAAGAAAATGAATATTAGCGAAAATGTACTTCAAAGAGCCAAGGAATATATGGAAAATAAAGAATATCAATTAGAAAAAGTAAATGAAAATGCAATAAGGAGACCAAAGATTGTCAAATTGAGATCTGATGAAAAGGTTAACTTCCAAAAAGGTGATCGAGTAAAATTATTAGACTATGATAACTTTGGAATTGTCTATAAAGAAATCGATTATTTCTACAATCTTATTGTTTTTTACAATGGTGATTTTTTTGAAGTTAATGAAAAACGAGTATCTTTAGAAGTAAAAGCTACTGAACTTTATCCAGAAGGATATGACTTAGATACATTATTTGTTGATTATGCGACAAGGAAATTACAGCACGATATTGAACGAGGTTCGAAAAAGGCACTTCGAAAGATTCAAAAAGGAATGAGAAGTAACGGGGAGTAA
- a CDS encoding class I SAM-dependent methyltransferase, translating into MRKFSYIDLIATLNIEDAHPGGFDLTKKTLRFLPLTSDSQVLEVGCGSGKTASYLYESYNCSITTIDINSRMLANARKRFNKKKIPVTLHQASAENLPFKDNSFDIIISESVTSFTNVDKSIQEYVRVLKKGGYFLAIEMTTERPLTLKEESEIKEVYGIPKVKTVREWEQALIKGGFRDYKILKGNTVMNTSTNSTDSIPFQKLPPEGIELLHRFQDILVRYKDVLGYRVFLCRKR; encoded by the coding sequence ATGAGGAAATTTTCTTATATAGATTTAATCGCCACGTTAAATATAGAAGATGCACATCCAGGTGGGTTTGATTTAACAAAAAAAACATTGAGATTTCTTCCGCTGACATCAGATAGCCAAGTTTTAGAAGTTGGATGCGGTTCAGGTAAAACTGCTAGCTATTTATATGAAAGTTACAATTGCTCAATTACAACAATCGATATAAACAGTCGGATGCTGGCTAATGCACGAAAACGATTTAACAAAAAGAAAATTCCAGTTACTCTACATCAAGCAAGTGCAGAAAACCTTCCTTTTAAAGATAATTCATTTGATATCATTATATCTGAATCAGTAACAAGCTTCACAAATGTAGATAAATCAATACAAGAATATGTAAGAGTGTTAAAAAAAGGTGGATATTTTCTTGCTATAGAAATGACAACTGAGAGACCACTAACACTAAAAGAAGAAAGTGAAATAAAGGAAGTTTATGGTATTCCAAAAGTAAAAACAGTAAGAGAATGGGAACAAGCGTTAATCAAAGGGGGCTTTAGAGATTATAAAATCCTCAAAGGAAATACAGTAATGAATACATCAACAAACTCAACTGATTCAATACCATTTCAAAAGTTACCACCGGAGGGAATTGAATTACTTCATAGATTTCAAGACATACTAGTGCGTTATAAAGATGTGTTAGGATATAGAGTGTTTTTATGTAGAAAAAGATAG